Below is a window of Aeromonas veronii DNA.
ATGGTGGCACCTACACCCTGTTCGCCCACATGCTGCCGAGTTTCGGGGTCGAGGTGCGCTTCGCCAAGGATGACAGCGCCGAAGCCATCGCCGCCCTCATCGACGACAAGACCAAGGCGGTCTACTGCGAGAGCATCGGCAACCCGGCGGGCAACATCGTCGATCTGGCTGCGCTGGCCAAGGCAGCCCACGCCCGTGGCGTACCGCTCATCGTCGACAACACGGTCGCCACCCCGGTACTCTGCAAGCCCATCGAGCACGGCGCCGACATAGTCGTGCACAGCCTGACCAAATATGTCGGCGGCCACGGCAACTCGCTGGGGGGCGTCATAGTCGACTCGGGCAAGTTCCCCTGGGCGGATCACGCTGAGCGCTTCCCGCAGCTGACCAAACCCGAGCCCTCCTACCACGGGGTGGTCTATACCGAGGCCTTTGGCCCGGCTGCCTTTATCGGGCGTGTGCGTACCGTGCCGCTGCGCAATACCGGCGCGGCGCTGGCGCCGATGAACGCCTTCCTGCTACTGCAAGGGCTGGAGACCCTGAGCCTGCGCATGGAGCGCCACGTGGATAACGCCCTGCGGGTCGCCAACCACCTCAAACATCATCCCAAGGTGGCCTGGGTCAGCTATGCCGGTCTGCCGGGTCACCCGCACTATCTGCTGGCGGAGAAGTACATGGCCGGTCGCCCCTCGGCCATTCTCTCATTCGGTCTGAAGGATGGTTATGAAGCGGGCGTGCGCTTCTACGATGCGCTCAAGATCTTCAAGCGGCTGGTCAACATCGGCGATGCCAAGTCGCTGGCCTGCCACCCAGCCTCCACCACCCATCGCCAGTTGAGCGAGGAGGAGCAGGCCAAGGCTGGGGTGAAACCGGAGATGATCCGGCTGTCGGTCGGGATCGAGGCGATCGAAGACATTCTGGCGGATCTGGATCAGGCGCTGGAGGCCTGAGTCAGGCGTTAAGCGAGCGGGCATCAGCCCGCTCTTTTTTTGCTGCCGGTGAACCGCCCCCCTCGCCCGCTCGTACACCCCATCCTGCCACCGAATCGAGGTC
It encodes the following:
- a CDS encoding aminotransferase class I/II-fold pyridoxal phosphate-dependent enzyme, with the translated sequence MKDATLALHHGFSSDPTTKAVAVPIYQTVAYEFESAQHGADLFNLAVPGNIYTRIMNPTNDVLEQRMAALEGGIAALVVSAGSAAITYAIQALTAAGDNIVSTPQLYGGTYTLFAHMLPSFGVEVRFAKDDSAEAIAALIDDKTKAVYCESIGNPAGNIVDLAALAKAAHARGVPLIVDNTVATPVLCKPIEHGADIVVHSLTKYVGGHGNSLGGVIVDSGKFPWADHAERFPQLTKPEPSYHGVVYTEAFGPAAFIGRVRTVPLRNTGAALAPMNAFLLLQGLETLSLRMERHVDNALRVANHLKHHPKVAWVSYAGLPGHPHYLLAEKYMAGRPSAILSFGLKDGYEAGVRFYDALKIFKRLVNIGDAKSLACHPASTTHRQLSEEEQAKAGVKPEMIRLSVGIEAIEDILADLDQALEA